A genomic stretch from Neodiprion fabricii isolate iyNeoFabr1 chromosome 3, iyNeoFabr1.1, whole genome shotgun sequence includes:
- the LOC124177229 gene encoding activin receptor type-1 isoform X1 has product MADVIFITHFVLLLTFKLCPGEKQSIGLREVDVSMDNEEPPDPLEHRQITGGISTQKRYKCLSCDPPDCSSEETCNDAITCWKSKVQEADGTQQLSRGCTIKPEQMPLICSKQQPVGNGSGKKRQASSSTRGGQFSVVCCQGDLCNNGPFPDLPSQYSPEQSNGVEDYAVKLTLAILGPMVGLGVVGSGILACILIRRTRRKRPLVPRRNKLLVDSELEPSSLHFSSSPSTTSTYHTHELRATAAGDSTLKEYLDGRSLTSGSGSGLPLLVQRTLAKQVALVECLGSGSGGGGGFGGEVWRGVWHGECVAVKIYFSRDEAAWTRETEVYSRLLPSRHDNILGYVGTDMTSRGSCTQLWLVTHYHPLGSLYNHLNRSPHPLTHHQTLNICLSVANGLLYLHTEINGTRGKPAMSHRDLKTKNILVKANGACAISDFALAVTQERLTMDRVDLRQGTKRYMSPEVLDQTINIECLESFRRADIYSLALVMWEVSRRCVSSGVALDYAAPYSEWLSGSNQEPSFEEMRKLVSLNQRRPPLPNRWHSDPTLAGMGKLIRECWHGKPAARLPVLRVKKTLVKLASNDPHVHLPLD; this is encoded by the exons ATGGCGGATGTTATATTTATCACGCATTTTGTGCTTTTGTTGACGTTCAAATTATGTCCAG gagaaaaacaaagtataGGATTGAGGGAGGTTGACGTTTCCATGGACAATGAAGAACCACCTGATCCTCTTGAACATCGTCAGATTACGGGCGGTATTTCAACCCAAAAACGTTACAAGTGCCTCTCTTGTGATCCTCCAGATTGTTCGTCTGAAGAAACCTGCAACGATGCAATCACA TGCTGGAAGTCCAAAGTGCAGGAAGCAGATGGGACACAGCAACTGAGTAGAGGTTGTACCATAAAACCTGAACAGATGCCGTTGATATGTAGCAAACAACAACCAGTTGGAAATGGTAGTGGAAAAAAGAGACAAGCAAGCAGTTCAACTAGAGGTGGACAATTCAGCGTTGTATGCTGCCAGGGTGATTTATGTAATAACGGACCTTTTCCTGACCTGCCCTCGCAGTATTCCCCGGAGCAATCGAACG GAGTGGAAGATTATGCAGTAAAACTGACTCTGGCAATCCTGGGTCCGATGGTTGGACTTGGAGTAGTCGGAAGCGGCATACTCGCTTGTATACTCATTCGTAGGACACGTCGCAAGCGCCCATTGGTCCCTCGACGAAACAAACTTCTAGTTGACTCAGAACTAGAGCCTTCCTCACTTCATTTTTCCTCATCTCCCTCCACAACTTCCACCTATCATACGCATGAGCTCAGAGCAACTGCTGCTGGTGATAGCACCCTCAAG GAATATTTGGATGGACGGAGTCTGACTAGCGGTTCAGGATCAGGATTACCATTACTTGTTCAACGTACACTAGCAAAACAGGTAGCATTAGTTGAATGCTTAGGAAGTGGAAGTGGTGGAGGTGGCGGATTTGGTGGCGAAGTATGGCGTGGTGTCTGGCACGGGGAGTGCGTAGctgtaaaaatatacttctcaAGAGATGAAGCCGCATGGACTCGTGAAACGGAGGTATATTCTAGACTTTTACCATCACGTCACGACAATATTCTCGGATATGTCGGCACCGATATGACAAGCAGAGGAAGCTGCACTCAATTGTGGCTAGTGACACACTACCATCCACTTGGCTCTCTTTATAATCATTTAAATCGTTCGCCCCATCCCCTGACACACCACCAAACGCTGAACATCTGTCTGAGTGTGGCAAACGGACTACTTTATTTACACACTGAAATTAATGGAACCCGAGGAAAACCAGCAATGTCGCACCGCGACTTGAAAACCAAAAATATACTTGTCAAAGCAAATGGTGCCTGCGCAATATCAGATTTCGCACTTGCTGTAACTCAGGAACGTCTCACCATGGATCGAGTTGATCTTCGTCAAGGTACCAAGCGGTACATGAGTCCAGAAGTCCTCGATCAAAC AATAAACATAGAGTGTTTAGAGAGTTTTCGTCGTGCAGATATTTACAGTTTAGCACTGGTTATGTGGGAGGTAAGTCGGAGATGCGTGAGTAGTGGTGTGGCTTTGGATTATGCTGCTCCTTATTCTGAGTGGCTTTCGGGTAGCAACCAAGAACCCTCTTTTGAAGAAATGCGAAAATTGGTGTCGCTGAATCAGCGAAGACCACCTCTTCCAAACCGATGGCACTCAGATCCT ACTCTCGCTGGAATGGGAAAATTGATTCGCGAGTGTTGGCATGGGAAACCTGCTGCACGTCTCCCGGTACTCAGAGTGAAGAAAACGCTTGTGAAGCTGGCATCAAATGACCCTCATGTTCATTTGCCCCTAGACTGA
- the LOC124177229 gene encoding activin receptor type-1 isoform X2: MDNEEPPDPLEHRQITGGISTQKRYKCLSCDPPDCSSEETCNDAITCWKSKVQEADGTQQLSRGCTIKPEQMPLICSKQQPVGNGSGKKRQASSSTRGGQFSVVCCQGDLCNNGPFPDLPSQYSPEQSNGVEDYAVKLTLAILGPMVGLGVVGSGILACILIRRTRRKRPLVPRRNKLLVDSELEPSSLHFSSSPSTTSTYHTHELRATAAGDSTLKEYLDGRSLTSGSGSGLPLLVQRTLAKQVALVECLGSGSGGGGGFGGEVWRGVWHGECVAVKIYFSRDEAAWTRETEVYSRLLPSRHDNILGYVGTDMTSRGSCTQLWLVTHYHPLGSLYNHLNRSPHPLTHHQTLNICLSVANGLLYLHTEINGTRGKPAMSHRDLKTKNILVKANGACAISDFALAVTQERLTMDRVDLRQGTKRYMSPEVLDQTINIECLESFRRADIYSLALVMWEVSRRCVSSGVALDYAAPYSEWLSGSNQEPSFEEMRKLVSLNQRRPPLPNRWHSDPTLAGMGKLIRECWHGKPAARLPVLRVKKTLVKLASNDPHVHLPLD, encoded by the exons ATGGACAATGAAGAACCACCTGATCCTCTTGAACATCGTCAGATTACGGGCGGTATTTCAACCCAAAAACGTTACAAGTGCCTCTCTTGTGATCCTCCAGATTGTTCGTCTGAAGAAACCTGCAACGATGCAATCACA TGCTGGAAGTCCAAAGTGCAGGAAGCAGATGGGACACAGCAACTGAGTAGAGGTTGTACCATAAAACCTGAACAGATGCCGTTGATATGTAGCAAACAACAACCAGTTGGAAATGGTAGTGGAAAAAAGAGACAAGCAAGCAGTTCAACTAGAGGTGGACAATTCAGCGTTGTATGCTGCCAGGGTGATTTATGTAATAACGGACCTTTTCCTGACCTGCCCTCGCAGTATTCCCCGGAGCAATCGAACG GAGTGGAAGATTATGCAGTAAAACTGACTCTGGCAATCCTGGGTCCGATGGTTGGACTTGGAGTAGTCGGAAGCGGCATACTCGCTTGTATACTCATTCGTAGGACACGTCGCAAGCGCCCATTGGTCCCTCGACGAAACAAACTTCTAGTTGACTCAGAACTAGAGCCTTCCTCACTTCATTTTTCCTCATCTCCCTCCACAACTTCCACCTATCATACGCATGAGCTCAGAGCAACTGCTGCTGGTGATAGCACCCTCAAG GAATATTTGGATGGACGGAGTCTGACTAGCGGTTCAGGATCAGGATTACCATTACTTGTTCAACGTACACTAGCAAAACAGGTAGCATTAGTTGAATGCTTAGGAAGTGGAAGTGGTGGAGGTGGCGGATTTGGTGGCGAAGTATGGCGTGGTGTCTGGCACGGGGAGTGCGTAGctgtaaaaatatacttctcaAGAGATGAAGCCGCATGGACTCGTGAAACGGAGGTATATTCTAGACTTTTACCATCACGTCACGACAATATTCTCGGATATGTCGGCACCGATATGACAAGCAGAGGAAGCTGCACTCAATTGTGGCTAGTGACACACTACCATCCACTTGGCTCTCTTTATAATCATTTAAATCGTTCGCCCCATCCCCTGACACACCACCAAACGCTGAACATCTGTCTGAGTGTGGCAAACGGACTACTTTATTTACACACTGAAATTAATGGAACCCGAGGAAAACCAGCAATGTCGCACCGCGACTTGAAAACCAAAAATATACTTGTCAAAGCAAATGGTGCCTGCGCAATATCAGATTTCGCACTTGCTGTAACTCAGGAACGTCTCACCATGGATCGAGTTGATCTTCGTCAAGGTACCAAGCGGTACATGAGTCCAGAAGTCCTCGATCAAAC AATAAACATAGAGTGTTTAGAGAGTTTTCGTCGTGCAGATATTTACAGTTTAGCACTGGTTATGTGGGAGGTAAGTCGGAGATGCGTGAGTAGTGGTGTGGCTTTGGATTATGCTGCTCCTTATTCTGAGTGGCTTTCGGGTAGCAACCAAGAACCCTCTTTTGAAGAAATGCGAAAATTGGTGTCGCTGAATCAGCGAAGACCACCTCTTCCAAACCGATGGCACTCAGATCCT ACTCTCGCTGGAATGGGAAAATTGATTCGCGAGTGTTGGCATGGGAAACCTGCTGCACGTCTCCCGGTACTCAGAGTGAAGAAAACGCTTGTGAAGCTGGCATCAAATGACCCTCATGTTCATTTGCCCCTAGACTGA